The following coding sequences are from one Sylvia atricapilla isolate bSylAtr1 chromosome 15, bSylAtr1.pri, whole genome shotgun sequence window:
- the PDIA2 gene encoding LOW QUALITY PROTEIN: protein disulfide-isomerase A2 (The sequence of the model RefSeq protein was modified relative to this genomic sequence to represent the inferred CDS: inserted 1 base in 1 codon), whose translation MRGCGSRLVWLLVLSLAWLGPALGGEDKDEEVIEEEEKEKKEDEVLSDEIKEEDNVLVLHEHNFARALSEHQLLLVEFYAPWCGHCRQLAPAFAQAAAELRNESSPARLGKVDATAQTALATEXGITSYPTLKLFRDGNRTHPLAYTGRLDSQGIVRWMQRRAGPSATLLQDTDTIAAFINSKDLVVIGFFKDLRGDAAQAFFEVAAEMVDTTFGVAEAAELFQAYGLSADTVCLFKKFDERQTNFPVDPERGLDTAELTRLLRVHSLQLVMEFTNETSNQIFSAKIPHHMLLFLNKSSPEQLSLQDGFRAAASGFRGEVLFVVVDVTGHGADVLPFFGMTAADAPTLRLVKMENNRKYLMEQDNFSDSAIRTFIQAVLDGKVKPHLLSAEPPEDWDMRPVKVLVGKTFEQVAFDETKNVFVKFYAPWCPHCQAMAAAWEELAERYKDREDIVIAEMDSTANELENITIHGYPTLHYFPAGPGRKMVEYKSTRDVETFSKFLENGGTLPEEPPVTKTPGNNTGKEDPSAPRTDEPRDEL comes from the exons ATGCGCGGCTGCGGGTCCCGGCTGGTttggctgctggtgctgtcGCTGGCCTGGCTGGGCCCGGCTTTGGGGGGCGAGGATAAGGATGAAGAGGTGatagaagaggaggaaaaggagaagaaagaggatgAAGTGCTCTCGGATGAGATCAAGGAGGAGGACAATGTCCTGGTGCTCCATGAGCACAACTTTGCCCGTGCCCTGAGTGaacaccagctgctgctggtggagttCT ACGCGCCGTGGTGTGGGCACTGCCGGCAGCTGGCTCCTGCCTTTGCCCAGGCAGCCGCTGAGCTGAGGAACgagtccagcccagcccggctggGCAAGGTGGATGCCACggcacagacagccctggcCACTG TTGGCATCACCTCCTACCCCACGCTCAAGCTCTTCCGTGACGGCAACCGCACCCACCCCCTGGCATACACCG GCCGCTTGGACAGCCAGGGCATCGTGCGCTGGATGCAGCGCCGGGCTGGCCCCAGCGCCACGCTGCTGCAGGACACCGACACCATCGCTGCCTTCATCAACTCCAAGGACTTGGTGGTCATTGGCTTCTTCAAG GACCTGAGGGGTGACGCAGCCCAAGCGTTCTTCGAGGTGGCTGCTGAGATGGTGGACACGACCTTCGgtgtggcagaggcagctgagctCTTCCAGGCGTACGGGCTGTCAGCTGACACCGTCTGCCTGTTCAAGAAG ttTGATGAGAGACAGACAAACTTCCCTGTGGACCCAGAACGGGGGCTGGACACGGCCGAGCTCACCCGGTTGCTCCGTGtccacagcctgcagctggtgATGGAGTTCACCAACGAG ACATCCAACCAGATCTTCAGTGCCAAGATCCCCCATCACATGCTGCTCTTCCTCAACAAGTCCTCACCGGAGCAGCTGTCGCTGCAGGATGGCTTCAGGGCAGCTGCCAGTGGCTTCCGGGGCGAG GTGCTCTTTGTGGTGGTGGATGTGACCGGGCACGGCGCCGATGTCCTGCCCTTTTTTGGCATGACCGCTGCCGATGCCCCCACCCTGCGCCTGGTCAAGATGGAGAACAATCGCAAGTACCTGATGGAGCAGGACAACTTCTCGGATTCGGCCATTCGCACCTTCATCCAGGCAGTGCTGGACGGCAAGGTGAAG cctcaCCTGCTGAGTGCAGAGCCCCCTGAGGACTGGGACATGCGGCCTGTTAAAGTCCTGGTGGGGAAGACCTTTGAGCAGGTGGCATTTGATGAGACCAAGAACGTCTTTGTCAAGTTCT ACGCGCCGTGGTGCCCCCACTGCCAGGCCatggcagctgcctgggaggAGCTGGCCGAGCGCTACAAGGACCGCGAGGACATCGTCATCGCCGAGATGGACTCCACGGCCAACGAGCTGGAGAACATCACCATCCATGGCTACCCTACCCTGCACTACTTCCCCGCAGGGCCGGGCAGGAAG ATGGTTGAGTACAAGAGCACCCGAGATGTGGAGACCTTCTCCAAGTTCCTGGAAAACGGGGGGACGCTGCCTGAGGAGCCTCCG gtGACCAAGACCCCTGGGAACAACACAGGCAAGGAGGATCCAAGTGCACCGCGGACAGATGAACCCCGGGATGAGTTGTGA